From a region of the Thermococcus sp. 21S7 genome:
- a CDS encoding ATP-binding cassette domain-containing protein, whose protein sequence is MNVISVEDLSFRYRRAGEYSLKNVSFKVRQGELLGIIGPSGSGKSTLCLTLNGVIPNSIKGDFSGDVIIRDPETGEEYNTKETPVAKLSTLVGLVLQNPESQLFNMTVEEEIAFGLENLGFDRNEILRRLRWALEVTGLRGLENEFPPNLSGGQQQRLAIAAVLAMDPAVLVLDEPTSQLDPVGRKEVLGLISLLRKEHGITVVLVEHHTDYILRFADRVLVMAGGEIVLEGTPGEIAEEAETLKKLGVKIPAGLEIFHELRKKGIDVRDYPPLREFLPV, encoded by the coding sequence ATGAACGTCATAAGCGTGGAGGACCTCAGCTTCAGGTACAGGAGGGCGGGGGAGTATTCGCTGAAGAACGTGAGCTTCAAAGTTAGGCAGGGAGAGCTCCTCGGGATAATCGGGCCGAGCGGGAGCGGAAAATCCACGCTCTGCCTGACCCTCAACGGCGTGATTCCCAACTCGATAAAGGGTGATTTCTCGGGCGATGTAATAATTAGGGACCCGGAGACCGGGGAGGAGTACAACACCAAGGAGACTCCGGTGGCGAAGCTCTCAACGCTCGTCGGCCTCGTACTTCAGAATCCTGAGAGCCAGCTCTTCAATATGACCGTCGAGGAGGAGATAGCCTTCGGCCTTGAGAACCTGGGATTCGATAGAAACGAGATACTCAGAAGACTCCGGTGGGCGCTGGAGGTAACCGGACTGAGGGGACTTGAAAACGAGTTCCCGCCCAACCTGAGCGGGGGGCAGCAGCAGAGGCTGGCCATAGCGGCGGTTCTGGCCATGGATCCGGCCGTGCTTGTTCTGGATGAACCGACGTCCCAGCTCGATCCCGTCGGGCGGAAGGAAGTCCTGGGACTCATCTCCCTCCTCCGGAAGGAGCACGGCATCACTGTGGTTCTGGTCGAGCACCACACCGACTACATCCTCCGCTTCGCCGACAGGGTGCTGGTCATGGCGGGGGGAGAAATCGTCCTGGAGGGAACCCCCGGGGAGATAGCCGAGGAGGCGGAAACCCTGAAAAAACTGGGTGTCAAGATACCTGCGGGTTTGGAGATTTTTCACGAGCTTAGAAAAAAGGGAATCGACGTCAGGGATTATCCTCCCTTGAGAGAATTCCTTCCAGTGTGA
- the cyaB gene encoding class IV adenylate cyclase — protein MIEIEVKGYANEDVFERVRESFELIRKEHHEDTYFRHPCRDFAETDEALRIRIRRFNGHFEAFLTYKGPKIDQNSKTRKEIEVPISDPDRHTEILRSLGFEEVLTIEKTREKYYVDKGIIIDLDEVEGLGKFIEIEMLTQEPGEITGIIERLKNILKELGVKKFETRSYLELIMEGRGEHGKAR, from the coding sequence ATGATAGAGATTGAGGTTAAGGGATACGCAAACGAGGATGTGTTTGAGCGCGTTAGGGAGAGCTTTGAGCTGATACGAAAGGAGCACCACGAGGACACCTACTTCAGACACCCGTGCAGGGATTTCGCCGAAACCGACGAAGCCCTCAGGATAAGGATAAGACGCTTCAACGGGCACTTCGAGGCGTTTCTCACGTACAAGGGGCCAAAGATAGACCAGAACTCGAAGACCCGGAAGGAGATAGAGGTTCCAATAAGCGACCCCGACAGGCACACGGAGATACTCAGAAGCCTAGGGTTTGAGGAGGTTCTAACCATAGAGAAGACGAGGGAGAAGTACTACGTGGACAAGGGCATCATAATAGATTTGGATGAGGTAGAAGGCCTCGGCAAGTTCATTGAGATTGAGATGCTGACCCAGGAGCCCGGGGAGATAACTGGTATCATAGAAAGACTCAAAAACATCTTAAAGGAGTTAGGGGTAAAAAAATTTGAAACTAGGTCATACCTAGAACTCATAATGGAGGGAAGAGGAGAACATGGGAAAGCTCGATGA
- a CDS encoding archaemetzincin family Zn-dependent metalloprotease — MILLVSIGMVEGRVIKAVGEFIGSYYASLGIPVAVGDSLPENWFSDAYNPLRRQYLGRKFLPPLSKLRMEKKAHAVLGITSLDLYEEGLNFVFGLAHAGLGAAVISTFRLRPESYGDAPDEGLFIERAIKEAMHELGHVFGLGHCPDERCVMHFSNSILDTDIKEPVYCPVCFGRLKKNLEVEL; from the coding sequence GTGATACTCCTCGTATCCATTGGAATGGTCGAGGGGCGGGTGATTAAGGCAGTGGGAGAGTTCATCGGTTCTTACTACGCATCCCTGGGCATTCCCGTCGCGGTGGGTGATTCCCTCCCCGAGAACTGGTTCTCCGACGCTTACAATCCTCTGAGACGCCAGTACCTTGGGAGGAAGTTCCTGCCACCCCTCTCCAAACTGAGAATGGAGAAAAAAGCGCACGCCGTCCTTGGGATAACCAGCCTCGACCTCTACGAGGAGGGGCTGAACTTCGTCTTTGGCCTCGCACACGCCGGACTTGGGGCGGCGGTTATCTCGACGTTCAGGCTCAGACCCGAATCCTACGGAGATGCCCCGGACGAGGGGCTCTTCATCGAGAGGGCAATCAAGGAGGCCATGCACGAGCTGGGCCACGTTTTTGGCCTGGGGCACTGCCCGGATGAGCGGTGCGTTATGCACTTCTCCAACTCCATCCTTGACACTGACATCAAGGAACCAGTTTACTGTCCCGTGTGTTTTGGGAGACTTAAGAAAAACCTGGAGGTTGAGTTATGA
- a CDS encoding lysyl aminopeptidase — MANIELLRKIVEAPGVSGYEFLGIRDVVFEALKDHVDEIYVDKLGNVIAHKKGNGPRIMIAAHMDKIGVMVNHIDKEGYLHVVPVGGVDPRTLVAQRIRFFTEKGERFGVVGHIPPHLQKPEDRKKAADWDTIVVDVGADSREEAEEMGFRVGTVGEFAPAFVQLNENRIATPYLDDRVCLYAMIETARAVENHKADIYFVASVQEEVGLRGARVASYAIDPEIGIAMDVTFAKQVGDKGKIVPKLGGGPVMDVGPNINPKVRAFADEVAKKYEIPLQVEASPRPTGTDANIMQINREGVATAVLSIPIRYMHSQVETADLRDIDKTIEFAKHFLEELREMDLTP, encoded by the coding sequence ATGGCGAACATTGAACTGCTCAGGAAAATTGTGGAGGCGCCGGGAGTTTCCGGCTACGAGTTCCTTGGAATAAGGGACGTCGTTTTTGAGGCCCTGAAGGACCACGTGGACGAGATATACGTTGACAAGCTCGGCAACGTTATCGCCCACAAGAAGGGGAACGGGCCGAGGATAATGATCGCGGCCCACATGGACAAGATAGGCGTCATGGTCAACCACATAGACAAGGAGGGCTACCTCCACGTCGTTCCCGTTGGAGGCGTTGACCCAAGAACCCTCGTCGCCCAGAGGATAAGGTTCTTCACCGAGAAGGGCGAGCGCTTTGGAGTCGTCGGCCACATACCGCCCCACCTCCAGAAGCCAGAGGACAGGAAGAAGGCCGCGGACTGGGACACCATCGTTGTGGACGTCGGCGCGGACAGCAGGGAAGAAGCCGAGGAGATGGGCTTCCGCGTCGGGACCGTCGGTGAGTTCGCCCCAGCCTTCGTCCAGCTCAACGAGAACAGGATCGCCACCCCGTACCTCGACGACCGCGTCTGCCTCTACGCCATGATAGAGACCGCCAGGGCAGTTGAGAACCACAAGGCTGACATATACTTCGTCGCCTCCGTGCAGGAGGAGGTCGGCCTCCGCGGTGCCAGAGTCGCCAGCTACGCCATAGACCCGGAGATAGGCATAGCCATGGACGTTACCTTCGCCAAGCAGGTCGGCGACAAGGGTAAAATCGTGCCCAAGCTCGGAGGCGGCCCGGTTATGGACGTCGGCCCGAACATCAACCCCAAGGTCAGGGCCTTCGCAGACGAGGTCGCCAAGAAGTACGAGATACCGCTCCAGGTTGAGGCTTCACCGAGGCCGACCGGAACCGACGCCAACATAATGCAGATCAACCGGGAGGGCGTTGCGACGGCCGTTCTCAGCATACCGATAAGGTACATGCACAGCCAGGTCGAGACGGCTGACCTCAGGGACATCGACAAGACCATCGAGTTCGCCAAGCACTTCCTTGAGGAGCTTCGTGAGATGGACCTCACTCCGTGA
- the hjc gene encoding Holliday junction resolvase Hjc → MKYRRGASAERELIKMLEKAGFAVVRSAGSKKIDIVAGNGRLYLCIEVKSTRGERLYFSSEDYEKLVSFAGKFGAEPLIAVKFVNNGWRFFRPENLKKSGKNYKVSLQTRNYLTFDEVIGRQRSLEGVVKGEV, encoded by the coding sequence ATGAAGTACAGAAGGGGTGCGAGTGCAGAGAGGGAGCTTATAAAGATGCTCGAAAAGGCCGGTTTCGCGGTGGTGCGCTCCGCCGGGAGCAAGAAAATCGACATAGTGGCCGGCAACGGAAGGCTGTACCTCTGCATAGAGGTGAAGAGCACCAGGGGCGAGAGGTTATACTTCAGCAGCGAGGATTACGAGAAGCTCGTCTCCTTTGCCGGAAAGTTCGGTGCGGAGCCCCTTATAGCGGTCAAGTTCGTGAACAACGGCTGGCGCTTCTTCCGCCCGGAGAACCTGAAAAAAAGCGGCAAAAACTATAAGGTAAGTCTGCAAACAAGGAACTATCTTACCTTCGACGAGGTTATCGGGAGGCAGAGGTCCCTCGAAGGGGTGGTAAAGGGTGAAGTTTAA
- a CDS encoding gamma carbonic anhydrase family protein has protein sequence MAIYELAGKKPKIHETAFIDETASVIGDVVLEAKTSVWPSAVLRGDIERIHVGEGSNVQDNVSIHTSHGQPTIIGRYVTIGHNAVVHGAEIGDYTIIGMGAVVLDGAKIGKHVVIGAGALVPPGKEIPDYSLVVGVPGKVVRQLSEEEIEWTKKNAEIYIELAGMHLSGRKKIE, from the coding sequence ATGGCGATTTATGAGTTGGCCGGAAAGAAGCCTAAAATTCATGAGACCGCTTTCATCGATGAAACCGCCTCGGTCATAGGCGATGTTGTTCTTGAGGCGAAGACGAGCGTCTGGCCGTCGGCGGTTCTGAGGGGGGACATAGAGAGAATCCATGTCGGCGAAGGTTCGAACGTCCAGGATAACGTCAGCATACACACCTCCCACGGGCAGCCCACGATAATAGGCAGGTACGTTACAATAGGCCACAACGCCGTCGTTCACGGTGCCGAGATTGGCGACTACACCATCATAGGCATGGGCGCCGTCGTTCTGGATGGTGCCAAGATAGGCAAGCACGTCGTCATCGGCGCCGGGGCGCTCGTACCGCCCGGCAAGGAGATACCCGACTACAGCCTGGTCGTCGGCGTTCCGGGCAAGGTCGTCAGGCAGCTCAGCGAGGAGGAAATCGAGTGGACCAAGAAGAACGCCGAGATTTATATCGAGCTTGCCGGGATGCACCTCTCTGGCAGGAAGAAAATCGAGTGA
- the uppS gene encoding polyprenyl diphosphate synthase codes for MISRLVSHVPHILFKPVYDVYEGYLLDRVKSGRIPKHVAIIMDGNRRWARKLEKPPWYGHLFGSQKLEEILEWCRELGIRTLTVYAFSTENFRRTPEEVNALMNLFEEKFRELLKDERVHRYEIRVNVLGRRELLPENVRKAAEEAEKATRKYGNYTLNIALAYGGRSEIADAVRDIVRDALAGKIKPEDVDEELIKEYLYYPNMPDPDIVIRTGGEERISNFLLYQIAYSELFFVDVYFPEFRKIDFLRIIREYQKRQRRFGR; via the coding sequence ATGATTTCCCGTCTGGTTTCCCACGTTCCCCACATTTTATTCAAGCCCGTTTACGATGTTTACGAGGGCTATCTTCTGGACAGGGTTAAGAGCGGCCGCATCCCAAAGCACGTGGCCATAATCATGGACGGGAACAGGAGATGGGCGCGGAAGCTGGAGAAGCCCCCCTGGTACGGGCACCTCTTCGGCTCCCAGAAGCTTGAGGAGATACTGGAGTGGTGCCGCGAGCTCGGCATAAGGACGCTCACCGTTTATGCCTTCTCCACCGAGAACTTCAGGAGAACCCCCGAGGAGGTAAACGCCCTCATGAACCTCTTCGAGGAGAAGTTCAGGGAGCTGCTCAAGGACGAGAGGGTTCACAGGTATGAGATTCGGGTGAACGTACTGGGGAGAAGGGAGCTCCTGCCAGAAAACGTCAGGAAAGCCGCTGAAGAGGCTGAAAAGGCCACGAGGAAGTACGGCAACTACACCCTCAACATAGCCCTTGCCTACGGGGGGAGGAGCGAGATAGCCGACGCCGTGAGAGACATAGTAAGGGACGCCTTAGCAGGAAAGATAAAACCGGAGGACGTTGACGAGGAACTCATAAAGGAGTACCTGTACTACCCGAACATGCCCGACCCCGACATCGTTATAAGAACGGGCGGGGAGGAGAGGATAAGCAACTTCCTCTTGTATCAAATCGCCTACAGCGAACTCTTCTTCGTCGACGTTTACTTCCCCGAGTTCAGGAAGATAGACTTCCTCAGAATCATCCGCGAGTACCAGAAGAGGCAGAGGCGCTTCGGAAGGTAG
- a CDS encoding TBP-interacting protein: MAYGELSPRIKKVYAQVRYLDDYHWEINDGKITGLHKKSNVRVTIEVADNREHAEKMAENGSGGGIRIIAIPDKSVFFIHNGVFVLTYRYLKATLADINDHIVWSGFKVVEDGGNLIQEDFYEYLGGAFINHIKNNMLAGQDYIFWQFYKCEECGKYVDVESLERHLKGHGIKHHEKSEERYEVFEINFRDGKIYDKYGKEVPMADFSEEARDFLSEIMTGAPGGGG; this comes from the coding sequence ATGGCCTACGGTGAGCTGAGCCCGAGAATCAAGAAGGTCTACGCCCAGGTGAGATATCTGGATGACTATCACTGGGAGATAAACGATGGAAAGATAACCGGACTTCACAAGAAGAGCAACGTCAGGGTCACGATAGAGGTCGCCGACAACAGGGAACACGCCGAGAAGATGGCTGAAAACGGGAGCGGCGGGGGAATCAGAATCATCGCCATCCCTGACAAGAGCGTCTTCTTCATCCACAACGGCGTCTTTGTACTGACCTACCGCTACCTGAAGGCGACCCTCGCGGACATAAACGACCACATAGTCTGGAGCGGCTTCAAGGTCGTCGAGGACGGGGGGAACCTCATCCAGGAGGACTTCTACGAGTACCTCGGGGGGGCCTTCATCAACCACATCAAGAACAACATGCTCGCCGGCCAGGATTACATCTTCTGGCAGTTCTACAAGTGCGAGGAGTGCGGAAAGTACGTTGACGTTGAGAGCCTGGAGAGGCACCTCAAGGGACACGGCATAAAGCACCACGAGAAGAGCGAGGAGCGCTACGAAGTCTTTGAGATAAACTTCAGGGACGGTAAAATCTACGACAAGTACGGCAAGGAGGTTCCAATGGCGGACTTCAGCGAGGAGGCCCGGGACTTCCTCAGCGAGATAATGACGGGGGCCCCGGGAGGGGGCGGGTGA
- a CDS encoding threonine--tRNA ligase: MRMLLIHSDYLEYEVKDKALKNPEPISDEQKKGRLEEVLAVFMSVEKADETNPEEVVEKAVAEIKDVASQVKADRIFVYPFAHLSSELAKPDVALKVLQKIEEKLKEEGFEVKRAPFGYYKAFKLSCKGHPLAELSRTIVPSGEAVSKEERNIALEKEEELKSYWYVLTPEGELVEVDKFDFTGHENLRKFANYEISKNRIADREPPHVRLMLEHELVDYEPGSDGGNLRYYPKGRLIKGLLEQYVTEKVIEYGAMEVETPIMYDFEHPALEKYLNRFPARQYVVKSGDKKFFLRFAACFGQFLIKKDATISYRNLPLRMYELTRYSFRREKSGELSGLRRLRAFTMPDMHTVAKDLKQAMDEFKKQYKLSMEVLRGVGLTPDDYEVAIRFTEDFWKENRDFIVELARIIGKPVLIEMWKQRFFYFILKFEFNFVDNLDKAAALSTVQIDVENAERFGITYYNEEGKEEHPLILHCSPSGAIERVMYAILEKQAKLQAMGKKPMFPLWLSPIQVRVVPVSEEVMDYALYVAGKLEGAKIRVDVDDTGDRLNKKIRKAEKEWIPYVVVVGRNEKEQGTVTVRRRDGPQVEMQLEDLIKEIRGKTEGFPYRPRPLPLLLSRRPKFRG; the protein is encoded by the coding sequence ATGAGAATGCTTCTGATACACAGCGACTATTTGGAATACGAGGTAAAAGACAAGGCCCTCAAGAACCCGGAGCCGATAAGTGACGAGCAGAAGAAGGGCAGACTTGAGGAGGTTCTTGCGGTTTTCATGAGCGTTGAGAAGGCCGACGAGACCAACCCGGAGGAGGTCGTTGAGAAGGCCGTTGCCGAGATTAAGGACGTTGCATCGCAGGTTAAGGCCGACAGGATATTCGTTTACCCCTTCGCACACCTCAGCAGCGAACTCGCGAAGCCCGACGTGGCGCTGAAGGTTCTCCAGAAAATAGAAGAGAAGCTGAAAGAGGAGGGCTTCGAGGTCAAGCGCGCCCCCTTCGGCTACTACAAGGCCTTCAAGCTGAGCTGCAAGGGCCATCCGCTGGCGGAGCTCAGCAGAACGATAGTCCCGAGCGGAGAGGCGGTTTCAAAGGAGGAGCGCAACATAGCCCTTGAGAAGGAGGAGGAGCTGAAGAGCTACTGGTACGTGCTCACGCCGGAGGGCGAGCTGGTCGAGGTCGATAAGTTCGACTTCACCGGTCACGAGAACCTCAGGAAGTTCGCCAACTACGAGATAAGCAAGAACAGGATAGCCGACAGGGAGCCGCCGCACGTCAGGCTCATGCTCGAACACGAGCTGGTTGATTACGAACCGGGAAGCGACGGCGGAAACCTCAGGTATTACCCCAAGGGAAGGCTCATCAAGGGACTGCTTGAGCAGTACGTCACCGAGAAGGTGATAGAGTACGGCGCCATGGAGGTCGAGACTCCGATTATGTACGACTTCGAGCACCCCGCTCTGGAGAAGTACCTCAACCGCTTCCCGGCGAGGCAGTACGTCGTCAAGAGCGGCGACAAGAAGTTCTTCCTCCGCTTCGCGGCCTGCTTCGGCCAGTTCCTCATCAAGAAGGACGCCACCATAAGCTACCGCAACCTGCCGCTCAGGATGTACGAGCTCACCCGCTACTCCTTCAGGCGCGAGAAGAGCGGCGAGCTTAGTGGTTTGAGGAGGCTCAGGGCCTTCACGATGCCCGATATGCACACCGTGGCTAAGGACCTCAAGCAGGCCATGGACGAGTTCAAGAAGCAGTACAAGCTCAGCATGGAGGTTCTCAGGGGAGTTGGCCTCACCCCTGACGACTACGAGGTCGCCATAAGGTTCACCGAGGACTTCTGGAAGGAGAACAGGGACTTCATCGTCGAGCTGGCGAGGATAATCGGCAAGCCCGTCCTCATCGAGATGTGGAAGCAGAGGTTCTTCTACTTCATACTCAAGTTCGAGTTCAACTTCGTGGACAACCTCGACAAAGCCGCAGCCCTCAGCACAGTCCAGATCGACGTCGAGAACGCCGAGCGCTTCGGCATAACCTACTACAACGAGGAAGGCAAGGAGGAGCACCCGCTCATACTCCACTGCTCGCCGAGCGGAGCCATAGAGCGCGTTATGTACGCCATCCTTGAGAAGCAGGCAAAACTTCAGGCTATGGGCAAGAAGCCGATGTTCCCGCTCTGGCTCAGCCCGATACAGGTCCGCGTTGTCCCGGTCAGCGAGGAGGTCATGGACTACGCGCTCTACGTGGCCGGAAAGCTGGAGGGGGCAAAGATTCGCGTTGATGTCGATGACACCGGCGACAGGCTCAACAAGAAGATAAGGAAGGCCGAGAAGGAGTGGATTCCCTACGTGGTCGTTGTCGGCAGGAACGAGAAGGAGCAGGGCACCGTAACCGTCAGGAGAAGGGATGGTCCCCAGGTCGAGATGCAACTCGAAGACCTCATCAAGGAGATCAGGGGGAAGACCGAGGGCTTCCCGTACAGGCCGAGGCCCCTGCCTCTGCTACTCAGCAGGCGCCCCAAGTTCAGGGGTTAA
- a CDS encoding exosome complex RNA-binding protein Csl4 has protein sequence MDEKRSARNGDLVLPGDYLGVIEEYFPGEGVKEENGELYAIRAGKVKIDQSKMEISVEPVTDTPPLPQPGDIVIAKILEVKPQAAIVQLIKIEGRNDREIATSKLAGIHISQVREGYVEGMSSEFKIGDIIRARVIANEKSPIQLSTKGHDLGVVYALCSRCRAPLVRRGDKLICPRCGHVETRKLSSLYRKLKV, from the coding sequence ATGGATGAAAAGAGGAGTGCAAGGAACGGTGACCTGGTTCTTCCCGGCGACTACCTCGGCGTCATCGAGGAATACTTTCCCGGCGAGGGCGTTAAGGAGGAGAACGGTGAGCTCTATGCAATAAGGGCGGGTAAGGTGAAGATAGACCAGAGTAAAATGGAGATAAGCGTTGAGCCCGTGACGGACACACCCCCGCTTCCGCAGCCGGGCGACATCGTCATCGCAAAGATACTTGAGGTCAAGCCCCAAGCGGCGATAGTTCAGCTTATTAAAATCGAGGGAAGGAACGACAGGGAGATAGCGACATCGAAACTCGCTGGAATCCACATCTCCCAGGTGAGGGAGGGCTACGTGGAGGGCATGAGCAGCGAGTTCAAGATAGGCGACATAATCAGGGCGAGGGTCATAGCGAACGAGAAGAGCCCAATCCAGCTGTCCACAAAGGGTCACGACCTGGGTGTTGTCTACGCCCTCTGCTCCAGGTGCAGGGCTCCCCTCGTGAGGCGCGGCGACAAACTCATCTGCCCGCGCTGCGGCCACGTCGAGACCAGAAAGCTCTCATCACTGTACAGGAAGCTGAAGGTGTGA
- a CDS encoding DUF2067 family protein: MARAKKVITIHVRDDREKEEFLRELQRLRLPAFIYVHAKLNDLKINVQGTKEDIREAIRRIREIHSRVRAKLYPDRRGLYRYTIDDFLREAGASVSTPILVKTLELLGETVELREGELITSMPWEELVSLTGTLGEYLSEVSLQTTRQIREVILPVAVLKNLDPMEVIDLLVELGLAEWKEDKFKYELVKNKEQAMKELLKHLEGEENED, translated from the coding sequence ATGGCGAGGGCAAAGAAGGTAATAACGATTCACGTCCGCGACGACAGGGAGAAGGAGGAGTTCCTCAGAGAGCTCCAGAGGCTTCGCCTTCCCGCGTTCATCTACGTTCACGCCAAGCTCAACGACCTCAAGATAAACGTCCAGGGAACCAAGGAGGACATCAGGGAAGCCATCCGCAGGATACGGGAGATACACAGCCGCGTCAGGGCCAAGCTCTATCCCGACAGGCGCGGCCTCTACCGCTACACGATAGACGACTTCCTTCGTGAGGCGGGGGCGAGCGTCTCGACCCCGATACTCGTGAAAACCCTTGAGCTTCTCGGAGAAACCGTTGAACTGAGGGAGGGCGAGCTGATAACCTCCATGCCCTGGGAAGAGCTGGTTTCACTGACCGGAACGCTCGGCGAGTACCTCTCGGAGGTCTCCCTCCAGACCACCAGGCAGATAAGGGAGGTTATCCTCCCAGTGGCGGTTCTCAAAAACCTCGACCCGATGGAGGTCATCGACCTGCTCGTTGAACTCGGCCTCGCCGAGTGGAAGGAGGATAAGTTTAAATACGAACTGGTGAAGAACAAGGAGCAGGCGATGAAAGAGCTCCTCAAACACTTAGAAGGTGAGGAAAATGAAGATTGA
- a CDS encoding DNA-directed RNA polymerase subunit L: MKIEVIKREENVIEFYLEGEDHTFANLLNEVLHENKHVTFAGYTIEHPVLMARKPKFRIVTDGKVTPEKVLEEAAQKIFDRARAVLDAWKAAVGE; encoded by the coding sequence ATGAAGATTGAGGTCATCAAGCGTGAGGAAAACGTCATCGAGTTCTACCTTGAGGGGGAGGATCACACCTTCGCCAACCTGCTCAACGAGGTGCTCCACGAGAACAAGCACGTGACCTTCGCGGGCTACACCATCGAGCACCCGGTTCTCATGGCGCGGAAGCCGAAGTTCAGAATCGTCACCGACGGCAAGGTTACGCCGGAAAAGGTCCTGGAGGAGGCCGCCCAGAAGATATTCGACAGGGCCAGGGCGGTTCTGGACGCTTGGAAGGCCGCCGTGGGCGAGTGA
- a CDS encoding ribonuclease III family protein yields the protein MRYERNFTDKGLSKFGDSLVNFVFSLALSEYLGRPTGERVPNASLSIALELAGLRHVIPPRTDKHGKGDIAEAIFAYAWLEGEITVEEAVGILVENFTEDVAHFSRRKEAIGKAFAEVFKVIGERLGL from the coding sequence TTGAGGTACGAGAGGAACTTCACCGACAAGGGACTTTCAAAGTTCGGCGATTCGCTGGTCAACTTCGTCTTCTCGCTGGCGCTGAGTGAGTACCTCGGACGGCCGACTGGTGAGAGGGTTCCGAACGCTTCACTGAGCATAGCCCTTGAGCTGGCCGGGCTGAGGCACGTGATTCCGCCGAGAACCGACAAGCACGGTAAGGGGGACATAGCTGAAGCAATATTCGCCTACGCGTGGCTGGAGGGAGAGATAACCGTGGAAGAAGCCGTTGGGATTCTGGTGGAGAACTTCACCGAGGACGTTGCACACTTTTCAAGAAGAAAGGAAGCGATAGGGAAGGCCTTCGCTGAGGTTTTTAAGGTAATAGGGGAGAGGCTGGGACTATAG
- a CDS encoding sugar phosphate isomerase/epimerase, translated as MEIGVTIYPHFVTKDKTLASVLADVKIKNYDFVSIFPHTLGLIMNGVVVEKKLRNIETTLRGVGIDYIIRMPTSVNLRDHIYYTRHFRVARAMADVAIKLGAKVIVMQSGRTGRLDLEIEAIQQLADMVAPFNIKIALENTFSVKDTLYVVDNVDRENVGFALDVAHAFLSAQGDADKLLEDVKLGTERTVILMVHDNFGKLFPQVEPEDALAYGVGDLHLLPGEGKIPFGKVLRLFGDVPLLLKVKDPEKFVKVPTKQGLIELLTSL; from the coding sequence ATGGAGATAGGCGTAACGATTTACCCGCACTTCGTCACCAAGGACAAGACCCTCGCCTCGGTTCTGGCCGACGTCAAGATAAAGAACTACGACTTCGTTTCAATATTCCCGCACACTCTTGGACTTATCATGAACGGCGTCGTCGTCGAAAAGAAGCTCAGAAACATAGAAACAACCCTTCGCGGCGTCGGCATCGACTACATCATCAGGATGCCCACCTCCGTCAACCTGCGCGACCACATATACTACACGCGCCACTTCCGCGTTGCCAGGGCGATGGCAGACGTGGCGATAAAGCTCGGAGCCAAGGTTATCGTAATGCAGAGCGGGAGAACCGGGAGGCTCGACCTTGAGATAGAGGCGATACAGCAGCTGGCCGACATGGTGGCACCGTTCAACATTAAGATAGCCCTTGAAAACACCTTCAGCGTCAAGGACACACTCTACGTAGTTGACAACGTGGACAGAGAAAACGTCGGCTTCGCCCTCGACGTTGCTCACGCCTTCCTCAGCGCACAGGGCGACGCCGACAAGCTGCTGGAGGACGTCAAGCTCGGCACTGAGAGGACGGTCATACTCATGGTACACGACAACTTCGGAAAGCTCTTCCCGCAGGTCGAACCGGAGGATGCCCTGGCTTACGGCGTCGGCGACCTTCACCTCCTGCCGGGGGAGGGCAAGATTCCCTTCGGCAAGGTTCTCCGCCTGTTTGGCGATGTTCCGCTTCTCCTCAAGGTCAAAGACCCCGAGAAGTTCGTGAAGGTTCCGACGAAGCAGGGGCTGATAGAACTGCTGACGAGCCTATAG